From Brassica oleracea var. oleracea cultivar TO1000 chromosome C3, BOL, whole genome shotgun sequence, a single genomic window includes:
- the LOC106336363 gene encoding uncharacterized protein LOC106336363 (The sequence of the model RefSeq protein was modified relative to this genomic sequence to represent the inferred CDS: added 54 bases not found in genome assembly): MDAFCSVSREEATSAYKDAAGDLNKAAELLTDLVENGDDPSTSSGQETGSTSEYGAGSSSSCCGDDVARESLFMGGRSKQSRVIAATGIVSSVIAKDYLKPKKEFPSFVERSKEPYGKKAGDREKAEQFLASMLGDDCELSMAVVRDVLCQCGYDVDKALNVLLDMSSSSSTNDDSISGRCSAIGFSDSLADTSFDTDTSESEPSFWGGYSPRDYSKALMSDPFATRQGSCEPFHPQKVLESLFNIPQSTKHEPKTMSWRNVAKKMQSLGIDASSSSGEGSQPENYVKDGGYHELRKGANDQWNVTKSYYQKPAEAYSKGGRAHAAYLSEKGRAASKLAQRADERASQDIFVARNKGIENVITIDLHGQHVKQAMKLLKMHLLLGAYVPSIQTLRVITGCGSHGFGKSKVKQSVTKLLEREGVGYCEENRGTLLIKLEGCSREFSFLDTESDSDLS, translated from the exons GCTGCCGGAGATTTGAACAAAGCCGCCGAGCTTTTGACGGATCTGGTGGAAAACGGTGATGACCCGTCGACGAGTTCGGGTCAGGAAACCGGGTCTACTTCTGAGTACGGGGCTGGGTCGAGCTCCAGCTGCTGCGGTGATGACGTGGCGAGAGAGAGTTTGTTTATGGGAGGACGAAGCAAGCAGAGTAGAGTTATTGCCGCTACGGGGATAGTGTCTTCCGTGATTGCCAAGGATTACTTGAAGCCGAAGAAAGAGTTTCCTTCTTTTGTGGAAAGGTCTAAAGAGCCCTATGGGAAGAAAGCTGGGGATAGAGAGAAAGCTGAGCAGTTCTTAGCTTCGATGCTTGGAGATGATTGCGAGCTTAGCATGGCTGTTGTTAGAGATGTCTTGT GTCAATGTGGCTACGATGTCGACAAG GCCTTGAATGTGTTGCTTGACATGTCTTCTTCTTCATCAACTAATGATGATTCAATAAGTGGTAGATGTTCGGCCATAGGATTCAGCGATAGT CTGGCGGATACATCATTTGATACTGATACTTCCGAAAGTGAGCCAAGTTTCTGGGGAGGCTATAGTCCAAG GGATTACTCGAAAGCTCTCATGAGTGATCCTTTTGCAACTAGACAAGGAAGTTGTGAGCCTTTTCATCCACAAAAGGTGTTGGAGTCTCTGTTCAACATTCCCCAGAGTACTAAACACGAACCAAAGACAATGAGTTGGAGAAACGTCGCAAAGAAAATGCAGTCACTTGGGATTGATGCTTCTTCATCTAGTGGTGAAGGTTCCCAGCCTGAAAACTATG TGAAGGATGGTGGATATCATGAGCTTAGAAAAGGTGCAAATGACCAGTGGAATGTAACGAAGTCATACTATCAAAAA CCTGCAGAAGCATATTCGAAAGGAGGGAGGGCTCATGCGGCTTACCTTTCTGAAAAG GGGAGAGCGGCATCTAAATTAGCTCAGCGAGCAGATGAGAGGGCAAGCCAAGATATATTCGTCGCTAG AAATAAGGGTATAGAGAATGTGATAACCATTGATCTGCATGGTCAACATGTTAAACAAGCAATGAAGCTATTGAAGATGCATCTCTTGCTCGGAGCATATGTCCCTT CCATTCAGACACTACGTGTGATCACAGGATGTGGGTCTCATGGGTTTGGGAAGTCCAAAGTGAAACAATCG GTGACGAAGCTGCTAGAAAGGGAAGGAGTTGGGTATTGTGAAGAGAACAGAGGAACATTACTGATCAAGCTTGAGGGATGTAGTAGAGAGTTCAGTTTCTTAGACACAGAGAGTGACTCTGATTTAAGTTAA
- the LOC106336362 gene encoding peptidyl-prolyl cis-trans isomerase CYP20-1-like: protein MQKVDRKIERNSLRGASEMARSVKLLLWSLLLLGTLTTIQAKKSKEKITNKVYFDVEINGKEAGRIVMGLFSKTVPKTAENFRALCTGEKGVGKKGKALHYKGSSFHRIIPSFMLQGGDFTDGNGMGGESIYGEKFADENFKLKHTGPGYLSMANAGEDTNGSQFFITTVTTSWLDGRHVVFGKVVTGMDVVYKIEAEGSQSGTPKSKVVIVDSGELPL, encoded by the exons ATGCAAAAAGTTGACAGAAAAATAGAGAGAAACAGTTTGAGGGGTGCGAGTGAGATGGCGAGGTCAGTGAAGCTGCTTCTATGGAGTCTTCTTCTTCTGGGAACCCTAACTACTATTCAG GCCAAAAAGTCAAAGGAAAAGATCACAAACAAGGTTTATTTCGATGTCGAAATTAATGGCAAAGAAGCTG GTCGTATTGTCATGGGTCTATTTAGCAAGACAGTCCCTAAAACTGCAG AGAATTTCCGAGCTTTGTGCACAG GGGAGAAAGGAGTAGGGAAGAAAGGGAAGGCTCTACATTACAAGGGGAGTTCCTTCCATAGGATCATACCAAGCTTTATGCTCCAGGGAGGCGACTTTACTGATGGAAATGGTATGGGAGGTGAATCTATTTATGGCGAGAAGTTTGCTGATGAGAACTTCAAACTCAAGCATACTGGTCCAG GGTATCTATCAATGGCAAACGCTGGTGAAGACACCAACGGATCACAGTTTTTCATCACGACAGTAACAACAAGCTG GTTGGACGGGAGGCATGTAGTGTTCGGGAAGGTAGTTACAGGAATGGACGTGGTGTACAAGATCGAAGCTGAGGGGAGTCAGAGTGGAACTCCTAAGAGTAAAGTTGTGATTGTTGACAGTGGCGAGCTTCCTCTGTAA
- the LOC106329744 gene encoding phosphoinositide phospholipase C 1-like, with protein MKVTFKVCFCCARSFKVKSSEPPQEIKTLFDNYSQNGRISEDEMLRFVIQVQGETHADSNYVKDMFNMLKHHGVFHPGGLHLEEFYRYLLSDFNSPLPLSGEVWQDMTQPLSHYFLYTGHNSYLTGNQLNSRSSTEPIVKALKRGVRVIELDLWPNSSGTEAEVRHGGTLTSTEDLQKCLNAVKENAFEVSDYPVVLTLEDHLNPDLQKKVAKMVSKTFGRTLFRCRGEYKKCFPSPEALKNKILISTKPPKEYLQTHISQGATTTESVNAEELIQDEDEKTVAVEYRDLISIHAGNRKGGLKNCLNGDPIRVMRLSMSEQWLETLAKTRGPDIVKFTQRNILRIFPKTTRFDSSNYDPLVGWIHGAQMVAFNMQSHGKFLWMMQGMFKANGGCGYVKKPDVLLSNGPGGGNFNPYSQDLQVKTTLKVKIYSGEGWNLDFSQDHFDRYSPPDFYARVGIAGIPLDTISYRTETDTDEWFPVWNEEFEFPLRVPELALLCITVKDHDKNSQNDFAGQTCLPLSEIRPGIRAVRLHDRLGDVFKHARLLVRFVFEPRVLKN; from the exons ATGAAGGTGACATTCAAAGTGTGTTTCTGTTGTGCAAGAAGCTTCAAAGTTAAATCAAGTGAGCCACCTCAAGAAATCAAAACACTTTTCGACAATTACTCCCAAAACGGCAGGATATCTGAAGATGAAATGCTCAGGTTCGTGATCCAAGTGCAAGGAGAAACACACGCTGATTCAAACTACGTGAAGGATATGTTCAACATGCTCAAACATCACGGCGTTTTCCACCCTGGTGGGCTTCATCTTGAAGAATTCTACCGTTACCTCCTCAGCGATTTCAACTCTCCATTACCTCTTTCCGGCGAG GTTTGGCAAGATATGACTCAGCCTTTATCGCATTACTTCTTGTACACGGGACATAACTCTTACTTGACTGGGAATCAACTCAACAGTAGAAGCAGCACCGAGCCGATTGTGAAGGCTCTGAAAAGAGGAGTTCGTGTCATCGAGCTTGATTTATGGCCTAACTCTTCAGGAACCGAAGCTGAAGTTCGTCATGGCGG GACGTTAACAAGTACCGAAGATCTTCAGAAATGTCTTAACGCGGTAAAGGAGAACGCATTTGAGGTGTCTGACTATCCTGTTGTACTTACTTTAGAAGACCATTTGAATCCAGATCTTCAGAAGAAAGTCGCGAAG ATGGTGAGTAAGACTTTTGGAAGAACATTGTTTCGATGCAGGGGCGAATACAAAAAGTGTTTTCCTTCGCCAGAAGCACTCAAGAATAAAATTTTGATCTCAACAAAGCCACCAAAAGAGTATCTCCAGACCCATATCTCTCAAGGAGCAACAACAACTGAATCTGTAAATGCAGAAGAACTGATTCAAGATGAAGATGAGAAGACTGTAGCAGTGGAATACAGAGATTTGATCTCGATTCACGCTGGTAACCGTAAAGGAGGACTAAAGAACTGCTTGAATGGGGATCCTATCCGAGTCATGCGGTTAAGCATGAGCGAGCAGTGGCTAGAAACTCTGGCTAAAACTCGTGGACCCGATATAGTAAAGTTCACTCAGAGGAATATTCTGAGGATATTTCCCAAGACTACACGTTTTGACTCATCAAACTATGATCCTCTCGTTGGATGGATTCATGGTGCTCAAATGGTTGCCTTCAATATGCAA AGTCATGGGAAGTTCTTGTGGATGATGCAAGGAATGTTTAAAGCCAATGGTGGATGTGGTTATGTGAAAAAGCCTGATGTTTTGCTCTCTAATGGTCCTGGAGGTGGAAATTTTAACCCTTACAGTCAAGATCTCCAGGTCAAGACAACTCTTAAG GTGAAGATTTACAGTGGAGAAGGATGGAATCTAGATTTTTCTCAAGATCATTTTGATCGATACTCTCCTCCCGATTTCTACGCAAGG GTCGGAATCGCAGGAATACCTTTAGACACAATAAGTTACAGAACAGAAACAGATACAGACGAATGGTTTCCGGTTTGGAATGAAGAATTCGAGTTCCCATTGCGTGTTCCGGAGTTAGCCCTCCTGTGTATCACAGTCAAAGACCACGACAAGAATTCTCAGAACGATTTCGCCGGCCAGACATGTCTTCCGTTGTCGGAGATCAGGCCCGGAATTCGTGCCGTCCGACTCCATGATCGTCTCGGAGACGTCTTCAAGCACGCGAGACTGCTCGTGCGGTTTGTCTTCGAGCCTCGTGTGTTAAAAAATTAA
- the LOC106328751 gene encoding protein PSY1-like, translated as MSFVVRLAVFLLLTLTVTSSSPSSVSVPVVGKIGIERRSLIVNVKDYDGPSANPKHNPGTPPVTISQRSPGRG; from the exons ATGAGTTTTGTTGTACGTCTTGCTGTGTTTCTTCTGTTGACGCTTACAGTTACATCTTCATCCCCTAGTTCCGTTTCTGTTCCAG TTGTTGGGAAGATTGGAATCGAAAGGAGGTCGTTGATAGTCAACGTCAAGGATTATGATGGTCCGTCTGCAAACCCAAAACACAATCCAGGCACTCCTCCGGTTACTATCAGCCAACGCAGCCCCGGCAGAGGGTGA
- the LOC106328750 gene encoding selT-like protein: MDRAQLILLGLPIFLFCSDLFNLFTPPPPKPPPNRPHQPQPHVPHQQPPAGFTPETLDFPSQKQSGLGAVGYGNTVEINFCVSCSFKGTAVTMKKMLETEFPGLDVILANYPAPAPKRLLAKVVPVVQMGVIGMIVAGDRVFPMIGIAQPPAWFNSLRANRFGSMASTWLVGNFLQSYLQSSGAFEVLCNGELVFSKLKEGRFPGEIELRDLISKKLTRPSIVSGSY, encoded by the exons ATGGACAGAGCACAGTTGATATTGTTGGGTTTACCGATATTCTTGTTTTGCTCGGATCTCTTCAACCTATTCACTCCTCCGCCTCCGAAACCTCCGCCTAACCGTCCTCATCAGCCACAACCGCATGTCCCTCACCAGCAGCCTCCGGCTGGGTTCACACCCGAAACCCTAGATTTCCCTTCTCAG AAACAAAGTGGATTAGGAGCAGTTGGTTATGGAAACACCGTTGAGATCAACTTCTGCGTCTCCTGTTCTTTCAA GGGAACTGCAGTGACCATGAAGAAGATGTTAGAGACGGAGTTTCCGGGTTTGGATGTGATTCTCGCGAACTACCCAGCACCAGCACCAAAGCGCCTTCTAGCTAAGGTTGTTCCGGTTGTTCAGATGGGGGTTATCGGTATGATAGTTGCAGGTGATCGTGTTTTCCCCATGATTGGAATTGCGCAGCCACCTGCTTGGTTCAACTCCTTGAGGGCCAATAGATTTGGATCCATGGCTTCCACTTGGCTTGTCGGAAACTTTCTGCAGTCTTACCTTCAAAGCTCAGGGGCCTTTGAAGTTCTCTGCAACGGGGAACTG GTGTTTTCTAAATTGAAAGAAGGTAGGTTCCCGGGAGAGATCGAGCTGAGAGATCTCATCAGTAAGAAGTTGACAAGACCGAGCATCGTCTCAGGTAGCTACTGA
- the LOC106332988 gene encoding RING-H2 finger protein ATL63-like has product MGVEEEEESMSRRSSLSSFLKVLSSYNSNVLLAALVFLLLVVLFVLLLHFYARFFWSHSDQEFSSARRRRRRRRRTVTTTRIIPPAPLGGFDGGVSPATDAAATSDDKGLDSSVISSIPLFMYDDDKKDEEEEEEECVICLGLWEVGELGRKLRTCGHGFHVECIDMWLSSHSTCPLCRSPVLAVSDQENLRPVINDDVDVLEEEEEEEEFRLHLFPDGEDENVASLALMEDDLKTGVDDCNGVGEGEVRIEVLDEEISGGGSRGHRRSTSSMASSSLKRMLSSRSRPECSKVFPSATQDSSP; this is encoded by the coding sequence ATGGGAGTAGAAGAAGAAGAAGAGTCAATGAGTAGGAGAAGCAGTCTCTCGAGTTTCCTCAAAGTCTTGTCTTCTTACAACTCCAATGTCCTCTTAGCTGCTCTCGTCTTCCTTCTCTTAGTCGTCCTCTTCGTCTTGCTTCTCCATTTCTACGCCCGCTTTTTCTGGTCGCACTCCGACCAAGAATTCTCCTCCGCTCGACGCCGCCGGAGAAGAAGAAGAAGAACCGTCACAACTACAAGAATCATACCTCCAGCCCCACTCGGAGGTTTCGACGGTGGGGTTTCTCCTGCTACTGATGCTGCTGCAACAAGCGATGACAAAGGTTTGGATTCTTCAGTGATCTCTTCGATTCCTCTGTTCATGTACGACGATGACAAGAAAGACGAAGAAGAAGAAGAGGAGGAGTGTGTGATATGTCTTGGTTTGTGGGAAGTGGGAGAGTTGGGAAGAAAGCTGAGAACATGCGGACATGGGTTTCACGTTGAGTGTATAGACATGTGGTTGTCTTCTCACTCTACTTGTCCTCTCTGTAGATCCCCTGTTCTCGCCGTCTCCGATCAAGAAAATCTCAGACCGGTCATCAACGACGATGTCGATGTACTGGAAGAAGAAGAAGAAGAAGAGGAGTTTAGACTGCATTTGTTTCCAGACGGAGAAGATGAGAATGTCGCGTCTCTTGCTTTGATGGAAGATGATCTCAAAACAGGGGTTGATGACTGTAACGGTGTCGGAGAAGGAGAGGTTAGAATTGAAGTGTTGGATGAGGAGATCAGCGGCGGAGGATCAAGAGGCCATCGGAGATCAACGTCTTCGATGGCGTCGAGTTCGTTGAAGAGGATGTTGAGTAGTAGAAGTAGACCGGAGTGTAGCAAGGTGTTCCCGTCGGCGACGCAAGATTCATCTCCGTAA
- the LOC106332047 gene encoding SAGA-associated factor 11 yields the protein MSNAEDNKSSHDQLSSQVFLDLVDSVIADVASECHRVARLGLDRDLEVVEEELRLSVEARAKVADPSNNLETNTKYVVDIFGQSHPPVATEVFNCMNCGRQIVAGRFAPHLERCMGKGRKARAKATRSTTASQNRNSRRNTSDNNQLASGPPGFEENVRRT from the exons ATGTCTAACGCAGAGGATAATAAATCTTCCCATGATCAG CTCTCGTCCCAGGTTTTTCTCGATCTTGTGGACTCAGTGATTGCTGATGTAGCATCTGAGTGTCACCGTGTAGCACGACTAGGGCTTGACCGAGACTTGGAGGTAGTTGAAGAAGAGCTGAGGCTATCAGTGGAAGCGCGCGCCAAGGTTGCTGATCCTAGCAATAACCTAGAGACCAATACTAAATACGTTGTTGATATATTTGGTCAGAGTCACCCTCCTGTAGCTACTGAAGTGTTTAACTGCATGAACTGTGGGAGACAGATCGTTGCTGGAAGGTTTGCTCCTCATTTGGAAAGATGCATGGGGAAG GGAAGAAAGGCTCGCGCCAAGGCGACCAGGAGCACAACTGCTTCCCAGAACCGGAACTCACGACGCAACACAAGTGATAACAACCAGTTAGCAAGTGGTCCTCCTGGTTTTGAAGAGAACGTGAGAAGGACTTAA
- the LOC106334948 gene encoding probable phytol kinase 2, chloroplastic, whose protein sequence is MFPENSVLSDVCATGISGVVAFSCLGFWGEIGKRGIFDQKLIRKLVHINIGLVFTLCWPLFSSGLQGALFASLIIGVNIIRMLLLGLGVYQDEGTIKSMSRHGDRRELLKGPLYYAIAITLACIFYWKTSPIAIAVVCNLCAGDGMADIVGRRLGTKKLPYNRNKTIAGSIGMAIAGFSASVAYMYYFASFGYIKNSGWDMIPRFFIISIASALVESLPISTAIDDNLTVSLTSALLGTLLF, encoded by the exons ATGTTTCCGGAAAACTCAGTACTCTCAGATGTCTGCGCGACCGGAATCTCCGGCGTCGTCGCGTTCTCGTGCCTTGGTTTCTGGGGAGAGATTGGCAAGCGCGGCATCTTCGACCAG AAACTCATCAGGAAGCTTGTGCACATAAATATTGGCCTTGTTTTTACGCTTTGCTGGCCACTCTTCAG TTCTGGACTCCAAGGAGCGCTTTTCGCTTCTCTTATAATTGGAGTCAATATTATAAGGATGCTGCTCCTGGGCCTTGGTGTCTACCAAGACGAAGGAACTATCAAGTCTATGAGCAGACACGGAGATCGCAG GGAACTACTCAAGGGACCGCTTTATTATGCAATCGCCATCACATTGGCATGTATCTTCTATTGGAAGACATCCCCAATAGCCATTGCAGTGGTATGCAACCTCTGCGCTGGAGATG GTATGGCTGACATTGTTGGGAGGCGGCTTGGAACAAAGAAGCTTCCTTACAATAGAAACAAAACAATAGCTGGTAGCATTGGGATGGCAATCGCAGGGTTCTCAGCTTCTGTCGCGTATATGTACTACTTTGCTTCATTTGGTTACATCAAGAATAGTGGGTGGGATATGATACCTCGCTTCTTCATCATCTCTATAGCATCGGCTCTTGTGGAATCACTCCCGATAAGCACTGCCATTGACGACAATCTCACTGTTTCCTTAACATCTGCCTTGCTCGGCACTCTACTCTTCTAA